One genomic segment of Borrelia coriaceae includes these proteins:
- a CDS encoding DNA topoisomerase IV subunit B, giving the protein MKTNSYDESKIVTLSSLEHIRLRSGMYIGRLGDGSNIDDGIYILVKEIIDNSIDEFIMGYGKELLIKKENNVISVRDYGRGIPLGKVVESVSVINTGAKYNDDVFQFSVGLNGVGTKAVNALSSRFLVRSIRDGNFFEAIFSKGNLINTTEGKSNESDGTYIEFLADSEIFGKYKYSEDFLRRRFFHYACLNKGLKINYNDQIFQSDHGLLDFINAEIKGEDLLYDFVYYSSKTLEFAFSHTNNYGETYFSFVNGQYTSDGGTHQTGFREGFARAINDFLKKTYSSTDIREGLVATLSVKIKDPIFESQIKNKLGNIETRSNVAKEVQRIILELLYKDKALAKIIESKVVDNERLRKELSSVRKEAKERAKKISFKIPKLKDCKFHFNEKSMHSDSTMIFLTEGDSATGSMVSCRDVYTQAIFSLRGKPQNMFEKNKSEIYKNEELYNMMVALGIEESIENLRYNKIVIATDADFDGFHIRNLLLTFFLTYFEDLVLNGHMYILETPLFRVRNKTSTIYCYFEEEKQKAIRELKNPEVTRFKGLGEISPSEFRSFIDVATIRLTKVDLINIKEIKEQLGFYMGPNTPERRNFIMENLI; this is encoded by the coding sequence ATGAAAACAAATAGTTATGATGAGAGTAAAATTGTTACTTTATCTTCCCTTGAACATATTCGATTGCGGTCTGGGATGTATATTGGGCGATTGGGAGATGGTTCTAATATTGATGATGGTATTTACATTTTAGTTAAAGAGATCATCGACAATTCAATTGATGAGTTTATTATGGGTTATGGCAAGGAACTTTTGATCAAAAAGGAAAATAATGTCATTAGTGTAAGAGATTATGGTCGCGGGATTCCTCTTGGGAAGGTTGTTGAGAGTGTTTCTGTTATTAATACTGGTGCTAAATATAATGATGATGTTTTCCAATTTTCTGTAGGACTTAATGGAGTTGGAACTAAAGCTGTTAATGCTTTAAGCTCAAGATTTTTGGTACGGTCAATAAGAGACGGCAACTTCTTTGAAGCGATTTTTTCGAAAGGAAATTTAATTAATACTACAGAGGGCAAGTCTAATGAGTCGGATGGTACTTATATTGAATTTTTAGCTGATTCAGAGATTTTTGGTAAATATAAATATAGTGAAGATTTTTTACGGAGAAGGTTTTTTCATTATGCTTGCTTAAATAAAGGTTTAAAAATTAATTATAATGATCAGATTTTTCAATCTGATCATGGTCTTCTCGATTTTATAAATGCTGAGATTAAGGGTGAAGATTTGCTTTATGATTTTGTGTATTATTCTAGTAAGACTTTGGAATTTGCCTTTTCTCATACAAATAATTATGGAGAGACATATTTTTCATTTGTGAATGGGCAGTATACTAGTGATGGAGGTACCCATCAGACAGGGTTTAGAGAAGGTTTTGCTAGAGCTATTAATGATTTTCTAAAAAAAACATATTCGTCCACTGATATTAGAGAAGGACTTGTAGCTACCCTTTCAGTAAAGATAAAAGATCCTATATTTGAAAGTCAGATTAAAAATAAGCTTGGTAATATTGAGACCAGGAGTAATGTGGCTAAGGAAGTACAAAGGATAATCTTAGAGCTTCTTTATAAGGACAAGGCTCTTGCAAAGATTATTGAAAGCAAAGTTGTTGATAATGAGCGTCTTAGAAAAGAATTAAGTAGTGTACGCAAAGAGGCAAAAGAGAGAGCAAAGAAAATATCTTTTAAAATTCCTAAGCTTAAAGATTGTAAATTTCATTTTAATGAAAAGAGTATGCATTCTGATTCAACTATGATCTTCTTAACAGAAGGAGATTCTGCTACAGGTTCAATGGTGTCTTGTAGAGATGTATATACACAGGCTATATTTTCTCTTCGTGGTAAGCCACAAAACATGTTTGAAAAAAATAAATCTGAAATATATAAAAATGAAGAACTTTACAATATGATGGTAGCGCTTGGGATTGAAGAGTCAATTGAGAATTTGAGGTATAATAAGATAGTCATTGCTACAGATGCAGATTTTGATGGTTTTCATATTAGGAATTTACTTTTAACATTTTTCTTGACTTATTTTGAAGATTTGGTTTTGAATGGACATATGTATATTTTAGAGACGCCGCTCTTTAGAGTAAGGAATAAGACTTCTACTATATACTGTTATTTTGAAGAAGAGAAGCAAAAGGCTATTCGTGAGCTTAAAAATCCTGAAGTCACAAGATTTAAAGGGCTTGGAGAGATTTCTCCAAGCGAGTTTAGGAGTTTTATTGATGTTGCTACTATTAGACTTACAAAAGTGGATCTTATAAACATTAAGGAAATAAAAGAACAGCTAGGGTTTTATATGGGGCCGAATACTCCTGAGCGACGAAACTTTATTATGGAGAATTTGATTTAA
- a CDS encoding lysophospholipid acyltransferase family protein, producing MKIFRSIVTYINFFFFVLIFTVLFPVFLIFKIFRFEDYFIKFSFTLVRFVIRSSLWFAGIKVVVTKDNDCSVSEGSVVIMANHIASMDPLFLIYVFTKPFVVIAKRSLLSVPLINLLLISMGAIFVNRSSIKSSAIAQRKAAKVIREGGVIGIFPEGTRNLGGKTRDFKRGAVNLALKTHSSIVPVTLLNTNKIFIKNLILNTGLSIYVHVHSLIDVSNLIDDEKERLHFIVRDKIVKKLEKMKIQYNIDRNLNENK from the coding sequence ATGAAAATATTCAGGAGTATTGTCACTTATATTAATTTTTTTTTCTTTGTTTTGATTTTTACTGTTTTGTTTCCAGTATTTTTAATTTTTAAAATCTTTAGGTTTGAAGATTATTTTATAAAATTTAGTTTTACGTTAGTTCGATTTGTTATTAGAAGTAGTTTGTGGTTTGCTGGAATTAAGGTTGTTGTTACAAAGGATAATGATTGTTCTGTTAGTGAAGGTAGTGTAGTTATCATGGCAAATCATATTGCTTCAATGGATCCACTTTTTTTAATTTATGTTTTTACAAAACCCTTTGTGGTTATTGCTAAAAGATCACTTTTAAGCGTTCCGTTAATTAATTTGTTATTAATTTCTATGGGAGCTATTTTTGTAAATAGGAGTAGTATAAAATCTTCTGCTATTGCCCAGAGAAAAGCTGCTAAAGTTATTCGAGAGGGAGGAGTGATTGGGATTTTCCCTGAAGGGACTAGGAATTTAGGTGGGAAAACAAGAGATTTTAAAAGAGGTGCTGTTAATCTTGCTTTAAAGACACATTCTTCAATTGTTCCTGTGACTTTGCTTAACACAAATAAAATTTTTATTAAAAATTTAATATTGAATACAGGATTATCCATCTATGTACATGTTCATTCTTTAATAGATGTTTCTAATTTGATAGATGATGAGAAAGAAAGGCTTCATTTTATTGTTAGAGATAAGATAGTTAAAAAACTAGAAAAAATGAAAATTCAATATAATATTGATAGGAATTTAAATGAAAACAAATAG
- a CDS encoding pallilysin-related adhesin, which yields MCFKKWVIFFFVVLFSCVKGNKDFIIFNKDNAKVSETNYFTVDVSGDMGENAFGSLIDLKGYKILSVHQENLNLDVYFEQVVLAQNFADLKTYLFIVGFDPKSQGAVVLFKTQVYIDSKNSYNMYLEDITGDYDFDIVVQGFLDEDSVLYVFQRAISNDVASYRPIFFDKVNGSILINKYDRSSAYDDKKSRESYSISLERYEKQGEDMMVSRIEKYEYSQLQGKYYPSSASEKVRRIDNDVYKTLKNLPKEEVYKFLYGVWYDSNIHQHLGGSSLGNDLFLSFSRNLNEISIFNNNSQEIAHIEYISRPAYNTLNISTKSIFSDLIVYNFWIKIIDIDNIEIKIDTGTDAYDKYGFSGVFKRFNDSVLDKNNKDSFFIPIGNYVYKDIIYDFSYPNLTYIVGNNIYYGIFNVFNLNNNLILEYEISMDDNKISKAFIIEYSERIVQQQKFSTILLNPIKILKDEVSLVKGQKLKLERIEKLG from the coding sequence ATGTGTTTTAAAAAATGGGTTATATTTTTTTTTGTGGTTTTATTTTCTTGTGTTAAAGGCAATAAGGATTTTATTATTTTTAATAAGGATAATGCAAAAGTTAGCGAAACAAATTATTTTACTGTAGATGTAAGTGGGGATATGGGGGAGAATGCTTTTGGTTCTCTTATTGACCTTAAGGGTTATAAAATTTTGTCAGTTCATCAAGAAAATTTAAATTTAGATGTTTATTTTGAACAAGTGGTTTTAGCACAAAATTTTGCAGATCTTAAAACTTATTTATTTATTGTTGGTTTTGATCCAAAAAGTCAAGGAGCAGTTGTTCTTTTCAAAACACAAGTATATATTGATTCTAAAAATTCTTACAATATGTATCTTGAAGATATTACTGGTGATTATGATTTTGATATAGTGGTTCAAGGCTTTTTAGATGAAGATTCGGTTTTGTATGTCTTTCAAAGAGCGATTTCTAATGATGTTGCATCGTATAGACCTATATTTTTTGATAAGGTGAATGGAAGTATTCTTATAAATAAGTATGATAGATCTTCAGCTTATGATGATAAGAAATCAAGGGAGAGTTATTCTATTTCTTTGGAAAGGTATGAGAAACAGGGGGAGGATATGATGGTGAGTAGAATAGAAAAATATGAGTATTCTCAATTGCAAGGTAAGTATTACCCTTCATCTGCTAGTGAGAAGGTTAGGCGGATAGATAACGATGTATATAAAACTTTAAAGAATTTGCCTAAAGAGGAAGTTTATAAATTTTTATATGGTGTTTGGTATGATAGTAATATTCATCAACATTTAGGTGGGTCAAGTCTTGGGAATGATTTATTTTTATCATTTAGTAGGAATCTTAATGAAATTAGTATTTTTAATAATAATTCTCAAGAAATTGCGCACATTGAGTATATCTCACGACCTGCTTATAATACTCTTAATATTAGTACCAAGTCTATTTTTTCAGACTTAATAGTATATAATTTTTGGATTAAAATCATTGATATTGATAATATTGAAATAAAAATTGATACTGGAACAGATGCTTATGATAAGTATGGATTTTCAGGTGTTTTTAAACGATTTAATGATTCTGTTTTGGATAAGAATAATAAAGATTCTTTTTTTATTCCAATTGGTAATTATGTATATAAGGATATTATTTATGACTTTTCTTATCCTAATCTTACTTATATTGTTGGAAATAACATTTACTATGGAATTTTTAATGTTTTTAATTTAAATAATAATTTGATACTTGAGTATGAAATTAGCATGGATGACAATAAGATAAGTAAAGCTTTTATTATTGAATATAGCGAGAGAATAGTGCAGCAGCAAAAATTTTCTACAATTCTCCTTAATCCTATTAAAATTTTGAAAGATGAAGTAAGCTTGGTGAAAGGACAAAAATTAAAACTTGAGAGAATAGAAAAATTGGGGTAA
- a CDS encoding peptidylprolyl isomerase — translation MRKRIDQAKEVVSRVDFDDKKVGVWGLLALVLIVFGFIIAPLIPGLFDTTDSSNLKFGSYKGQPIYYEKNNKLAQYVNFYSNFYSKLKQNNNLDMEYFIWNLAFMKYVEDIAFLDLAKTNNFYVSKNILNKNLMSSPVYLDSSGNFSPKRYNKVSDYQKFKIHTESVENLLSSNIQVLLSSSFILPESLVSAIKSMSEIRHNIAYVELSYQDFPKDEVISYAEQNQKLFQSLDVVSIRFKNLRDASDAYEKLSKGMPFEEVAKFYSEDIANFKGIASSKKYYFDLDLMLEKKEDLGAIFSLQVNEFTKPIKFKNGNEYEIYKSLSNINDFDKDSEHDISSVRSYIETYEPSVIETFLENKLNSILDEINSVEPQKVLKTHNLVLKEDVVNLAYDINIYPSTLKELSGFSNSKDFYDVILGLKEGQWSKPFLADHRAYLFSLRSRVNNADNLIKEDRILNSLYQAYNRLVLDYVLRKNNFKENFNEAFFSLQDFSLKTSN, via the coding sequence ATGCGTAAGAGAATAGATCAAGCAAAAGAAGTTGTGTCCAGAGTTGATTTTGATGATAAAAAGGTTGGAGTATGGGGGCTTTTAGCACTTGTTTTAATTGTATTTGGATTTATTATTGCACCCTTAATTCCAGGTTTATTTGATACTACTGATTCATCTAATTTAAAGTTTGGGTCTTATAAGGGACAACCAATTTATTATGAAAAAAATAATAAATTGGCTCAATATGTTAATTTTTACTCAAATTTTTATTCTAAATTAAAACAAAATAATAATCTTGATATGGAATATTTTATTTGGAATTTAGCTTTTATGAAATACGTTGAAGATATTGCCTTTCTTGATTTAGCAAAGACTAATAATTTTTATGTTTCAAAGAATATCTTAAATAAAAATTTAATGAGTTCTCCTGTATATTTGGACTCTAGTGGTAATTTTAGTCCCAAGAGATATAATAAAGTTTCCGATTATCAGAAGTTTAAAATTCATACTGAATCAGTAGAAAATTTGTTATCTTCAAATATTCAGGTTTTATTAAGCAGCAGTTTCATATTACCAGAGTCTCTTGTAAGTGCGATTAAGAGTATGAGTGAAATTAGACATAATATTGCGTATGTTGAACTTTCATATCAGGATTTTCCAAAAGATGAGGTGATCTCTTATGCTGAGCAAAATCAAAAGTTATTTCAGAGTTTAGATGTTGTTTCCATTCGTTTTAAGAATTTAAGGGATGCTAGTGATGCTTATGAGAAACTATCTAAGGGTATGCCTTTTGAAGAAGTTGCTAAATTTTATTCCGAGGACATTGCTAATTTTAAAGGTATTGCATCTTCTAAGAAATATTATTTTGATTTGGATCTTATGCTAGAAAAGAAAGAAGATCTTGGTGCAATTTTCTCTTTACAGGTAAATGAATTTACTAAGCCTATTAAATTTAAGAATGGCAATGAGTATGAAATATACAAGTCATTGAGTAATATTAATGATTTTGATAAAGATTCAGAGCATGATATTAGTTCTGTTAGAAGCTACATAGAAACTTATGAACCAAGTGTTATTGAAACTTTCCTTGAGAATAAGCTTAATAGTATTTTGGATGAAATTAATTCTGTTGAGCCGCAAAAAGTTTTAAAAACACATAATTTGGTATTGAAAGAAGATGTTGTTAATCTTGCATATGATATTAATATTTATCCTAGTACTTTAAAGGAATTGTCAGGTTTTAGCAATAGTAAAGATTTTTATGATGTTATTTTGGGTTTAAAAGAAGGGCAGTGGTCTAAGCCTTTTTTAGCAGATCACAGGGCGTATTTATTTTCTTTACGTTCACGTGTTAATAATGCTGATAATTTAATTAAGGAAGATCGTATTCTTAATAGTCTTTATCAAGCATATAATAGATTAGTGTTAGATTATGTTTTAAGGAAAAATAATTTTAAGGAAAATTTTAATGAGGCATTCTTTTCTTTACAGGATTTTAGTTTGAAAACTAGCAATTAG
- a CDS encoding CheR family methyltransferase, which translates to MYMNNDFNIKINQEELNRLTKIIYNNFGINLNEKKKLLIESRLSSIIKAKNMTNFTEYINYLETQKNQICLIELVDKISTNHTYFFREPNHFEFLENKFLPKRFKQMAESEEEMRIWSAGCSSGEEPYTIAMILNEYINNNKINCTIKILATDISITVLHEAKKGIYSEDRVKTLPNHLKTKYLNKLTNDKFEVKDILKAMIQFKKLNLMNEFFPFKKKFDLIFCRNVMIYFDEQTRNRLTEKFHQHLKDYSYLLIGHSETIRDNQNLEYIMPAVYQKIN; encoded by the coding sequence ATGTACATGAATAACGATTTCAACATTAAAATAAATCAAGAAGAGCTTAATAGGCTTACCAAAATTATTTATAATAATTTTGGTATTAACCTTAACGAGAAAAAAAAATTGTTAATTGAAAGTCGATTATCATCAATAATCAAAGCAAAAAATATGACCAATTTTACAGAATATATTAATTACTTAGAAACCCAAAAAAATCAAATATGTTTAATAGAATTAGTGGATAAAATATCAACAAATCACACTTATTTTTTTAGAGAACCCAACCATTTTGAATTCCTTGAAAATAAATTTTTACCCAAAAGATTTAAACAAATGGCAGAGTCAGAAGAAGAAATGAGAATATGGTCAGCAGGATGCTCAAGTGGAGAAGAACCATATACAATTGCAATGATATTAAACGAATACATAAATAACAACAAAATTAACTGCACAATAAAGATCCTAGCAACAGATATTTCAATTACTGTTCTTCATGAAGCCAAAAAAGGAATTTATTCTGAAGATCGGGTCAAGACACTTCCAAATCATCTCAAAACCAAATATTTAAATAAACTTACAAATGACAAATTTGAAGTGAAAGACATACTTAAAGCAATGATTCAATTTAAAAAATTGAATCTAATGAATGAATTTTTTCCATTCAAGAAAAAATTCGATCTAATTTTCTGTAGAAACGTAATGATTTATTTTGATGAACAAACTAGAAATAGACTCACTGAAAAATTTCATCAACACTTAAAAGATTACTCTTATTTGCTCATTGGTCATTCAGAAACAATTAGAGATAATCAGAATCTAGAGTACATAATGCCAGCAGTATACCAAAAGATTAACTGA
- the phoU gene encoding phosphate signaling complex protein PhoU — translation MIRRRLTKQLEVIKDYLWDMKECVLKIIENSLIALESRDKNLAKKIINEDEKMIDDYQYDIEDLCGRIIATEHPVATELREILAIIKIISSLERIADHSTKIVKVVLLLESNVGDFSSVDIYQKPLREMADTAKDMLANIFDAYFDGDFVKILKIVKYDNIIDKLFSRQKTVVIDAMKSNPENLDYLLNILFLNSFLERVGDHVATIGELLYFVKVGEKVNLT, via the coding sequence ATGATTAGGCGTAGACTTACTAAACAACTTGAAGTGATTAAAGATTACCTTTGGGATATGAAGGAGTGTGTTCTTAAAATAATAGAAAATTCGTTAATAGCTTTGGAGTCTAGAGACAAAAATTTGGCTAAAAAGATTATTAATGAAGATGAAAAAATGATAGACGATTATCAGTATGATATTGAGGATTTGTGTGGGCGAATAATTGCTACTGAACATCCTGTTGCTACTGAACTTAGGGAGATTTTGGCAATTATTAAAATAATTAGTTCTCTTGAGCGTATTGCTGATCATTCTACTAAAATTGTGAAGGTCGTACTTCTTTTAGAATCTAATGTGGGTGATTTTTCTTCAGTTGACATTTATCAGAAGCCTTTAAGAGAAATGGCAGACACAGCAAAAGATATGCTTGCAAATATTTTTGATGCTTATTTTGATGGAGATTTTGTAAAAATACTTAAGATAGTAAAGTACGATAACATTATAGATAAATTGTTTTCAAGACAAAAAACTGTTGTGATTGATGCTATGAAAAGTAATCCAGAGAATTTGGATTATCTTTTAAATATATTATTTTTAAATAGTTTTTTAGAAAGAGTAGGAGATCATGTTGCAACGATAGGTGAGTTACTTTATTTTGTTAAAGTAGGGGAAAAAGTGAATCTGACCTAG
- a CDS encoding AAA family ATPase — protein MFLEKIGLLGFKSFVKMQELKLNGSLNFIVGPNGCGKSNLLDAIRFCIGEDNLSILRVKHITDLISAAKTGESNFAEVTLFFNNEDLSVNDFRDKFRIRRRLYKDGTSEYFLNNDTLNLRSYTSLINKLRLKNSPYMFINQGKIEKISSSGNINLKSLIEEASGIDMLRVEEEQSYKRLEKSKDNLNSLWILRNELNEKYEKIKNDFLLKGKYQKLKTDLEILKKNLILKRLFNIKFELNELKNKLDIKDIDKILSLNSFSIESVKEKLEFYSFREKNVIKNIDVIKKEIETLKSKLLEIEIRIQKLEHERKGKLNLANILIGNKAQIELVKVGINEELMNLNNSLKAKKQDFFSVTDEINRYTRSLFEVIDLVLSISKESNLDEFELLKKNILNSLKFFEDTLSIKYIKEIRENLLKYIVKEDKLLNVLKEKIEPIFEQNIDLKKFLRAKNNSKASLAKEITTIESLVSDKTVKLNEILGEIEYTELSRLKNEDEIKLINSNLRFLFDTRDDLKERLDNLNLKLDELSLERSDININLDKFLSEAKNSELVASNEINSLNLLDAFRNSSYYEYMKKQAEYDVLFNANLDIEYEIKNFNLVNKNLGKFELTEDMTKIDALQKEINMIEYNNYIFFNVEREYNEIKEKVERIDLQIDDLNLTKESLNKLRKKIKREIDKRFNDAFSEINNHFIYFFKRMFKGNGSLFYDKTLGEVEIKIDFKDKLAKGNKMLSGGEHSLISIAFLFALYYYSPASFCVLDEIDASLDFENSNKLSILLKELGQRVQLLIITHNMYVAQGSKNLIGVTSDNGESVIFNI, from the coding sequence TTGTTTTTAGAAAAAATAGGACTTTTAGGTTTTAAATCGTTTGTTAAAATGCAGGAACTGAAATTAAATGGTAGTTTAAATTTTATTGTTGGTCCTAATGGTTGCGGAAAAAGTAATTTGTTAGATGCAATTCGTTTTTGTATAGGGGAAGATAATTTAAGTATTTTAAGAGTTAAACATATAACAGATTTGATTTCTGCAGCAAAGACAGGAGAATCCAATTTTGCTGAAGTGACACTTTTTTTTAATAATGAGGATTTATCTGTTAATGATTTTAGAGATAAATTTCGTATTAGAAGAAGGCTTTATAAAGATGGTACGAGTGAGTATTTTTTGAATAATGATACTTTAAATCTTAGAAGTTATACTAGTCTTATCAATAAGTTAAGGTTGAAGAATTCACCTTATATGTTTATTAATCAAGGTAAAATTGAAAAAATTTCTTCAAGTGGAAATATTAATTTGAAGTCTTTAATAGAAGAGGCAAGCGGAATAGATATGCTTAGGGTTGAAGAAGAACAATCATATAAGAGATTGGAAAAATCCAAAGACAATTTGAATTCTCTTTGGATTTTGAGAAACGAGTTAAATGAGAAATATGAAAAAATTAAAAATGATTTTTTACTTAAGGGTAAGTATCAGAAATTAAAGACAGATTTAGAGATATTGAAGAAAAATTTAATATTAAAAAGGCTCTTTAATATTAAATTTGAGTTGAATGAACTTAAGAATAAATTGGATATTAAAGATATAGATAAGATTTTATCTTTAAATAGCTTTTCTATTGAAAGTGTTAAGGAAAAGTTAGAATTTTATTCTTTTAGAGAAAAAAATGTTATTAAGAATATTGATGTGATTAAAAAAGAAATTGAAACTTTAAAATCTAAATTGCTTGAAATAGAGATCAGGATTCAAAAATTAGAGCATGAGAGAAAAGGGAAATTAAACTTGGCAAACATTCTTATAGGCAATAAAGCACAAATTGAATTAGTAAAGGTAGGTATAAATGAAGAGTTAATGAATTTAAATAATTCTCTTAAAGCTAAGAAACAAGATTTTTTTAGTGTTACTGATGAGATAAATAGGTATACTAGGAGTTTATTTGAAGTGATTGATTTAGTCTTATCAATTTCTAAGGAGAGTAACTTAGACGAATTTGAATTGCTAAAGAAAAATATTTTGAATTCTTTGAAGTTTTTTGAGGATACCTTAAGCATAAAGTATATTAAAGAGATTAGAGAAAATTTACTTAAATATATAGTCAAGGAAGATAAGCTTTTAAATGTATTAAAGGAAAAAATCGAACCTATATTTGAGCAAAATATTGATTTAAAGAAATTTTTGCGTGCAAAGAATAATTCTAAGGCTAGTCTTGCAAAGGAAATCACTACTATTGAAAGTTTGGTATCAGATAAAACTGTTAAATTAAATGAAATCTTGGGGGAGATTGAATATACAGAACTTTCTAGACTTAAGAATGAAGATGAAATTAAGTTAATAAATAGTAATTTAAGATTTTTATTTGACACTAGGGATGATCTTAAAGAAAGACTTGATAATTTGAACTTAAAGTTAGATGAACTAAGTTTGGAGAGAAGTGATATTAATATTAACTTGGATAAATTCTTAAGTGAAGCTAAGAATAGTGAATTAGTTGCTAGTAATGAGATTAATTCTTTAAATTTGCTAGATGCTTTTAGGAATTCATCTTATTATGAATATATGAAAAAACAAGCAGAATATGATGTTTTGTTTAATGCTAATTTAGATATTGAGTACGAGATAAAAAATTTTAATCTTGTTAATAAGAATTTAGGAAAATTTGAATTGACAGAAGATATGACAAAAATAGATGCTTTACAAAAAGAAATTAATATGATTGAATATAATAATTATATTTTTTTTAATGTTGAGAGAGAGTATAATGAGATAAAAGAAAAAGTTGAGAGAATAGATCTTCAAATAGATGATTTAAATTTGACTAAGGAGTCCTTAAATAAGCTAAGGAAAAAAATAAAAAGGGAGATTGATAAAAGATTTAATGATGCTTTTAGTGAGATTAATAATCATTTTATTTATTTTTTTAAGCGCATGTTTAAAGGCAATGGGAGTCTTTTTTATGATAAGACCTTAGGTGAAGTAGAAATCAAAATAGATTTTAAGGATAAGTTAGCTAAGGGGAATAAAATGCTTTCAGGAGGAGAACATTCTTTGATTAGCATAGCATTTTTGTTTGCTTTGTACTATTATTCTCCTGCTTCATTTTGTGTGCTTGATGAAATAGATGCTTCTCTTGACTTTGAAAATAGTAATAAATTGTCAATCCTTTTAAAGGAACTTGGTCAGAGAGTTCAATTATTGATCATAACTCATAATATGTATGTCGCTCAAGGGAGTAAAAATTTAATAGGTGTCACTAGTGATAATGGAGAAAGTGTAATATTTAATATATAA
- a CDS encoding ribonuclease HII — MICGIDEVGRGCIFGPVLSAAVIFKGSPNFLNALDDSKKLNKTKREYLSSLILENSYYAFAEVSHKIIDEINIHYASLLAMQTAYEKLNIYCDLVLIDGKFIPKIKAKKVQAIIKGDSTINEIKAASIIAKVQRDKLMDEYDKVYPLYELKKNKGYPTKEHKNAIKKYGISSFHRKSFKLI; from the coding sequence ATGATTTGTGGAATTGATGAAGTCGGACGGGGTTGTATCTTTGGACCTGTTTTAAGTGCTGCTGTTATTTTTAAAGGAAGCCCCAATTTCTTAAATGCTCTAGATGATTCAAAAAAACTTAACAAAACAAAAAGAGAATACCTATCATCATTAATACTGGAAAACTCATATTACGCATTTGCAGAAGTATCACATAAAATCATTGATGAGATTAATATCCATTATGCTTCACTTCTTGCAATGCAAACTGCATATGAAAAACTCAATATCTACTGTGATTTGGTACTTATAGACGGGAAATTTATTCCAAAGATCAAAGCTAAGAAAGTCCAAGCAATAATTAAAGGAGATTCTACAATCAATGAGATAAAAGCCGCATCAATCATTGCCAAAGTACAAAGAGACAAACTAATGGATGAATACGATAAAGTTTATCCTTTATATGAACTTAAAAAAAACAAAGGATATCCCACAAAGGAACATAAGAATGCAATTAAAAAATATGGTATTTCAAGTTTTCACAGAAAAAGTTTTAAACTTATTTAA
- a CDS encoding DUF3276 family protein: MGERGEVYSDKLFTNSDRTYFFNVKENRKGDYFLNIVESKKNLNGDFERHSVFVYEENIEEFESNLLRAISVIKKKVSENPVARGEYHNNDFDRHRERSRNDNLGLEKNYRLSDKFRDEHN, encoded by the coding sequence ATGGGCGAGAGAGGGGAAGTATATTCTGATAAGTTATTTACAAATTCTGATAGAACTTATTTTTTTAATGTTAAAGAGAATAGAAAAGGCGATTATTTTTTGAATATTGTAGAGAGTAAAAAAAATCTTAATGGAGACTTTGAGAGACATTCAGTTTTTGTTTATGAGGAGAATATTGAGGAATTTGAGTCAAATTTATTAAGAGCGATTTCTGTAATTAAGAAAAAGGTTTCTGAGAATCCGGTTGCCAGAGGAGAATATCATAATAATGATTTTGACCGCCATAGAGAAAGGAGTAGGAACGATAATCTTGGTTTGGAGAAAAATTATCGTTTGTCAGATAAGTTTAGAGATGAGCATAATTAA